A single genomic interval of Acidimicrobiia bacterium harbors:
- a CDS encoding class I SAM-dependent methyltransferase produces MSFDPKRIVADGYDAIFDRYEHREEEQGDGVRGARIDSVLPLVPSRRSALDLGCGTGTKATARLAREFDAVTAVDISRRSIDAARQRVPGVEFLAGDMTRVEFPAEAFDLVTAFYSVLHVPAGEQPALVARVASWLVLGGVFLFDVGLHPGDEHEDDWLGAPMYWSSLGRDATLAMVTDAGLLVVASEVETKLEDGREANFLWVTAQRGGNDPVNA; encoded by the coding sequence GTGAGCTTCGACCCAAAGCGGATCGTGGCCGACGGGTACGACGCGATCTTCGACCGTTACGAGCACCGGGAAGAAGAGCAGGGCGACGGCGTCCGTGGGGCCCGGATCGACTCGGTGCTGCCGCTCGTTCCGTCGCGCCGGTCTGCGCTCGACCTCGGTTGCGGAACCGGCACCAAGGCCACCGCGCGCCTGGCGAGGGAGTTCGACGCGGTGACCGCGGTCGACATCTCGCGGCGCAGCATCGACGCGGCACGCCAACGCGTGCCCGGAGTGGAGTTCTTGGCTGGCGACATGACGCGCGTCGAGTTTCCGGCAGAGGCATTCGACCTCGTCACTGCCTTCTACTCGGTGCTCCACGTGCCGGCGGGCGAGCAGCCCGCGCTTGTCGCGCGTGTTGCGTCGTGGCTTGTTCTGGGCGGCGTGTTCCTCTTCGACGTCGGGCTCCACCCCGGCGACGAGCACGAAGACGACTGGCTCGGCGCGCCGATGTACTGGAGTTCTCTCGGACGCGACGCCACCCTCGCGATGGTCACCGACGCGGGCCTGCTCGTCGTCGCGTCGGAGGTCGAGACCAAGCTCGAGGACGGCCGGGAGGCCAACTTCCTC
- a CDS encoding LLM class F420-dependent oxidoreductase: MKFSVMYPLVTHPHNPEFLTKDALARFCRVAEEVGFDGISFTEHPAPTHRWLESGGHDALDPFVALAFCAAVTDRMRLIPDILVLPYRNPFLVAKAVATIDALSGGRFILAVATGYLRGEYRALGVDFEQRNALFDQAIEVLRGIWTEDDFAYEGLTFLARGQTANPKPDPCPPIWIGGNSRLSRRRVARYGDGWSPFPAPPQLATTAKTPPIETVQDLVAMLDELWLFVDEAGRDPAEIDVSFGTSVGGDPSRDDFDADARLEAVDELAALGVTWCGVGVPGDSLTRALETLERFGESVIQRGHG; this comes from the coding sequence ATGTACCCGTTGGTGACCCACCCGCACAACCCCGAGTTCCTCACCAAGGACGCGCTGGCTCGGTTCTGCCGAGTGGCCGAGGAGGTGGGGTTCGACGGCATCAGCTTCACCGAGCATCCCGCGCCGACGCACCGGTGGCTGGAGTCCGGAGGCCACGACGCGCTCGACCCGTTCGTCGCGCTGGCCTTCTGCGCGGCGGTGACGGATCGCATGCGGCTGATCCCGGACATCCTCGTCCTCCCGTACCGCAACCCGTTCCTCGTGGCGAAAGCCGTGGCCACCATCGACGCACTCTCGGGAGGTCGCTTCATCCTCGCCGTGGCCACGGGCTACCTGCGCGGTGAGTACCGTGCGCTCGGCGTCGACTTCGAACAGCGCAACGCCCTCTTCGACCAGGCGATCGAAGTGCTGCGGGGCATCTGGACCGAGGACGACTTCGCGTACGAAGGCCTCACCTTTCTGGCACGGGGCCAGACGGCGAACCCCAAGCCCGATCCTTGTCCGCCGATCTGGATCGGTGGGAACAGTCGCCTCTCCCGTCGCCGCGTCGCTCGGTACGGCGACGGCTGGAGTCCCTTCCCCGCGCCGCCGCAGCTGGCGACGACGGCAAAGACGCCGCCGATCGAGACCGTGCAAGACCTCGTCGCGATGCTCGACGAACTGTGGCTCTTCGTCGACGAGGCGGGGCGGGACCCGGCCGAGATCGACGTGTCGTTCGGGACCTCCGTCGGTGGCGATCCCAGTAGGGACGACTTCGATGCGGACGCGCGGCTCGAGGCGGTCGACGAGCTCGCGGCCCTCGGGGTCACGTGGTGTGGAGTCGGGGTGCCCGGAGACTCGTTGACCCGCGCGCTCGAGACGCTCGAGCGATTCGGTGAGTCGGTGATCCAGCGCGGCCACGGCTGA
- a CDS encoding type II toxin-antitoxin system VapC family toxin, with product MVVDASVIVSAVADDSDDGDRTRARLRGERLVAPELLDLEVLSGLRSLVARGDVDSRRAQFAVDDLVALDIGRVGHAALIARVWELRESVTPYDAAYVALAEALTVVLVTADATLARAPGPRCTIELLA from the coding sequence ATCGTCGTCGACGCTTCGGTGATCGTGTCGGCCGTTGCCGACGACAGTGACGACGGGGACCGGACCCGCGCTCGGCTACGAGGCGAGCGCTTGGTCGCGCCCGAGCTGCTCGATCTCGAGGTGTTGTCTGGCCTTCGGAGTCTGGTTGCCCGCGGCGACGTCGACAGTCGTCGAGCGCAGTTCGCGGTCGACGACCTCGTCGCACTCGACATCGGCCGCGTGGGTCATGCGGCACTCATCGCGAGAGTGTGGGAGCTTCGCGAGAGCGTCACTCCGTACGACGCCGCGTACGTCGCCCTCGCCGAGGCGCTCACGGTGGTGCTCGTCACCGCCGACGCCACACTCGCGCGGGCACCGGGCCCGCGCTGCACCATCGAGCTGCTCGCGTGA